The Alkalinema sp. FACHB-956 genome has a window encoding:
- a CDS encoding Rpn family recombination-promoting nuclease/putative transposase, with product MRRDAIFYKLFQQAPSLIFELLEATPANTDGLRPTMGDRYRFESVAVKETTFTIDGVFLPPEDETAGVIYFAEVQMQKDERLYERMFTESLAYFYRNRDHFSDWQAVAIYPSRSMEQSESYPYRALLKSDQVHRIYLNELGAIEELPLGVAAMVLTIEDKATAPDKARLLLQRVDQELTNLPVKQGIMEMVSTIIAYMFTTLSRQEIDEMLGIKMEDIRVFREAKEEKAQEIALNMLKDNFPLEQVARLTGLTIEQVQSLQSQIKQN from the coding sequence ATGCGTCGTGATGCCATTTTTTATAAGTTGTTTCAGCAAGCTCCCAGCTTGATCTTCGAGCTATTGGAAGCTACACCAGCAAATACCGATGGTCTTCGACCGACTATGGGCGATCGCTATCGATTTGAGTCAGTGGCAGTTAAGGAAACGACCTTTACAATTGATGGAGTATTTTTACCACCGGAGGATGAAACAGCGGGTGTTATCTATTTTGCAGAAGTGCAGATGCAGAAGGATGAACGGCTCTACGAACGAATGTTTACAGAGTCCTTGGCCTACTTTTATCGAAATCGGGATCATTTCTCAGATTGGCAAGCAGTAGCAATTTATCCGTCTCGATCGATGGAGCAGTCCGAATCCTATCCCTATCGAGCCTTGTTGAAGAGTGATCAAGTCCATCGGATTTATTTGAATGAGTTGGGAGCGATTGAGGAGTTACCGTTGGGGGTAGCCGCAATGGTGCTGACGATCGAAGATAAAGCAACTGCACCAGACAAAGCGAGGCTGTTACTCCAGCGGGTAGATCAGGAGCTTACGAACTTGCCTGTAAAGCAAGGCATAATGGAGATGGTAAGCACGATTATTGCTTATATGTTTACAACGTTATCCAGACAGGAGATAGATGAGATGCTAGGAATTAAGATGGAAGACATCAGAGTATTTCGGGAAGCCAAGGAAGAAAAAGCCCAAGAGATTGCCCTCAACATGCTGAAGGATAATTTCCCCTTGGAGCAAGTCGCACGTCTTACTGGATTGACGATCGAGCAAGTCCAATCCCTACAATCTCAGATTAAACAAAATTAG
- a CDS encoding DUF4870 domain-containing protein, which translates to MSQPESILWHYSGLAYSLKPAWVWIPGAGFGEEIIGAGNCCEEFGVEMLREMPDRSIRFRALLCHGVTLLWMPLAIGLAGMGMQWQLTQIMFMASLSLATDGGYSPSFAVTVWLVVLVVLSQGFCLSMPLVICSGCRKAHGLLHKSSQSAFNFQLSSLLYLVFALVLVASYDRAGGGAVDRDWVSWLIPLVVGVLVIWNGMFSVIGMVRAWRGEPTRYPLAIPFIR; encoded by the coding sequence ATGTCGCAGCCAGAGAGCATCCTTTGGCATTATAGCGGCTTGGCCTATTCTCTCAAACCTGCCTGGGTCTGGATTCCTGGCGCGGGTTTTGGGGAGGAGATTATTGGGGCTGGGAATTGTTGCGAGGAGTTTGGTGTTGAAATGCTGCGTGAAATGCCCGATCGATCGATTCGCTTCCGTGCCCTGTTGTGCCATGGGGTGACGCTGCTGTGGATGCCGTTGGCGATCGGGTTGGCGGGGATGGGGATGCAATGGCAATTAACGCAGATTATGTTTATGGCGAGTTTGTCATTGGCGACGGATGGAGGATATTCCCCCAGTTTTGCGGTGACGGTGTGGCTGGTGGTGTTGGTGGTATTATCCCAGGGATTCTGTTTGTCAATGCCGCTGGTGATTTGCTCAGGTTGTCGGAAGGCCCATGGATTGCTGCATAAAAGTAGTCAATCAGCGTTTAATTTTCAGTTGTCAAGTTTGCTCTATCTAGTGTTCGCGCTAGTGCTGGTGGCAAGCTACGATCGTGCGGGGGGTGGGGCGGTCGATCGGGATTGGGTAAGTTGGTTGATTCCTTTAGTGGTTGGAGTTTTGGTAATTTGGAATGGGATGTTTAGTGTGATTGGGATGGTGCGGGCTTGGCGAGGGGAACCAACGCGCTATCCGTTGGCGATTCCATTTATTCGATAG
- a CDS encoding DEAD/DEAH box helicase family protein gives MPRIPNLTYDRGTLILHPPPRGKAWVEFATWDDRIEKFRIPAMQYRDLILALRREGTEVNDHARAYQELDLLPSFQRSPYPHQTEALEAWKAQGKAGVVVLPTAAGKTYLAQMAMEATQRSTLIMVPTLDLMHQWYAHLLAAFPDVEIGLLGGGSRDRTPILVSTYDSAAIHAETLGNQYALLIFDECHHLPTDFSRVVAEYSIAPFRLGLSATPERSDGKHEDLKILVGEEVYRKTAEELSGTTLANYELVQIRVTLSQKERDRYDELIQIRNEFLQQSKIILGSLQGWQRFVQASARSKAGRRAMLAHREARSIAFGTEGKLRVLGDLLANHSPDRTLIFTDDNATVYRISQDFLIPAITHQTPVKERHDILQKFKAGDYRTLVASRVLNEGVDVPEASVAIVLSGTGSTREHIQRLGRILRKGNDPSKMATLYEVIAEDTSEEGVSKRRYGNQETVKKPTQLKAVPDQPLPGKSKYPNARPRVPKAAESLGDWE, from the coding sequence ATGCCTCGGATTCCTAATTTAACCTACGATCGCGGAACTTTGATTCTCCATCCCCCCCCTCGGGGCAAAGCCTGGGTAGAATTTGCCACCTGGGACGATCGCATTGAAAAATTTCGCATTCCGGCCATGCAGTACCGCGACCTCATCCTCGCCCTGCGCCGCGAAGGCACCGAAGTCAACGACCACGCCCGCGCCTACCAAGAACTCGACCTCCTGCCCAGCTTCCAGCGATCGCCCTATCCCCACCAAACCGAAGCCCTCGAAGCTTGGAAAGCCCAGGGCAAAGCCGGAGTTGTTGTTCTGCCCACCGCAGCCGGCAAAACCTATTTGGCGCAAATGGCCATGGAAGCCACCCAACGCAGTACGCTGATCATGGTACCGACGCTGGATTTGATGCACCAATGGTATGCCCATTTGCTAGCCGCCTTTCCCGACGTAGAAATTGGTCTATTGGGAGGGGGTTCCCGCGATCGCACCCCCATCCTCGTCTCTACCTACGACAGCGCCGCCATCCACGCAGAAACCTTGGGCAATCAGTACGCCCTGCTGATTTTTGATGAATGCCACCACTTACCGACGGATTTCAGCCGAGTTGTGGCCGAATATTCGATCGCGCCCTTTCGGTTGGGACTTTCTGCAACGCCGGAACGCAGCGACGGCAAACACGAAGATTTAAAAATTCTCGTGGGAGAAGAAGTCTATCGCAAAACCGCCGAGGAACTGTCCGGCACAACGCTGGCGAACTACGAACTGGTGCAAATCCGAGTCACCCTCTCCCAAAAAGAACGCGATCGCTACGATGAACTCATCCAAATCCGCAACGAATTTCTTCAGCAATCCAAAATTATTCTAGGCAGTTTGCAGGGTTGGCAGCGTTTTGTCCAAGCCAGTGCCCGATCGAAGGCCGGACGCCGCGCCATGCTCGCCCACCGGGAAGCGAGATCGATCGCCTTTGGCACTGAAGGAAAACTACGGGTCTTGGGGGATCTCCTAGCCAATCATTCCCCCGATCGCACCTTAATTTTCACCGACGACAATGCAACGGTGTATCGCATTTCCCAGGACTTTTTAATTCCCGCCATCACCCACCAAACCCCCGTCAAAGAACGCCATGATATTTTGCAGAAATTCAAAGCGGGGGACTACCGCACCTTAGTCGCATCGCGGGTGTTGAATGAAGGGGTAGACGTACCGGAAGCCAGTGTGGCGATCGTGCTGTCTGGAACCGGATCAACGCGGGAACATATTCAGCGCTTGGGCCGGATTTTGCGCAAGGGCAACGATCCCAGCAAAATGGCCACGCTGTACGAAGTGATTGCCGAAGATACCAGTGAAGAAGGGGTTTCCAAACGCCGCTATGGGAATCAGGAAACGGTGAAGAAACCCACCCAGTTAAAAGCCGTCCCCGACCAACCCCTACCGGGTAAATCCAAATATCCCAATGCCCGTCCCCGCGTGCCCAAAGCCGCTGAATCCTTGGGAGATTGGGAATAG
- a CDS encoding WecB/TagA/CpsF family glycosyltransferase, which translates to MNKASHPILGSRIDCTSYPDACDRILDWARDRRSCYVIAANVHVVMTAYWQKSYQRIVNHAALVTPDGMPLVLALRLLGQRCQTRVYGPDLMLALCDRAAQQQIPIYFYGGSEATLQKLTTNLQAQFPTLPIAGTYAPPFRPLTAAEEQADCDRIQASGAAIVFVGLGCPKQERWMACQVDRLPAVMIGVGAAFRFHSGEVSQAPRWMMALSLEWLYRLGAEPQRLWKRYLINNPAFLFLFALQLLRTYLAFPKRSKA; encoded by the coding sequence ATGAACAAAGCCTCCCATCCCATTCTAGGTAGCCGCATTGATTGCACCAGTTATCCCGATGCCTGCGATCGCATCCTGGATTGGGCGCGCGATCGGCGATCGTGCTATGTGATTGCGGCGAATGTCCATGTGGTGATGACGGCCTATTGGCAAAAGTCCTATCAAAGGATTGTCAATCATGCAGCCTTAGTGACACCGGATGGAATGCCGCTAGTATTGGCCTTAAGGTTGCTGGGGCAGCGTTGCCAAACCCGTGTCTATGGCCCCGACTTGATGTTGGCTTTGTGCGATCGGGCGGCGCAACAGCAGATTCCGATCTACTTCTACGGTGGTTCGGAAGCGACTCTACAGAAGTTAACCACGAACTTGCAGGCACAATTTCCAACGCTACCGATCGCGGGAACCTATGCACCGCCTTTTCGCCCGTTGACCGCAGCGGAAGAACAGGCCGATTGCGATCGCATTCAAGCTTCGGGAGCCGCGATCGTGTTTGTGGGGCTGGGGTGTCCGAAGCAGGAACGATGGATGGCTTGTCAGGTCGATCGTCTACCTGCGGTGATGATTGGAGTGGGGGCGGCCTTTCGTTTCCATAGCGGAGAAGTGTCGCAAGCGCCCCGCTGGATGATGGCGTTGAGTTTGGAATGGCTCTATCGCCTAGGGGCAGAGCCGCAGCGCCTGTGGAAGCGTTATTTAATTAATAATCCTGCGTTTCTCTTCCTGTTTGCTTTACAGTTGCTCCGGACTTATCTGGCTTTTCCGAAAAGGAGTAAGGCTTAA
- a CDS encoding glycosyltransferase family 2 protein: MKFTIVTPSYNKGAYLERTIQSVLAQQHPAIEVEYLVLDNFSDDGTAEILDRYAQHPHVQVQRYHDRGQADAINQGWQKGRGEIYAWLNADDVYLDQVLAQVAEYFQQHPQVMAIYGEAVYIDANDRVLKPVTNIRNYSRKQLLSHDFITQPATFLRREVVESTGLLATQYRYVFDWDYWIRISKRYDFVRVPIVLAGYRITGDNLTTTGNKRRLQEMIQVVWQHGGLFHLLRFGWRLVRKYAARKIEIPSVAPTHASRSPQS, from the coding sequence ATGAAGTTTACGATCGTGACTCCTTCTTACAACAAAGGAGCTTATCTTGAACGCACGATTCAAAGTGTGTTGGCTCAACAACATCCAGCGATCGAGGTGGAGTATCTGGTGCTGGATAACTTTTCCGACGATGGAACGGCGGAGATCCTCGATCGCTATGCCCAGCATCCTCACGTCCAAGTCCAGCGCTACCACGATCGGGGACAGGCCGATGCCATCAACCAAGGCTGGCAAAAGGGAAGGGGTGAAATTTACGCTTGGCTCAATGCGGATGATGTTTATTTAGATCAGGTCTTAGCGCAGGTGGCCGAATACTTCCAGCAGCATCCCCAGGTTATGGCAATCTATGGGGAAGCGGTTTACATTGACGCGAACGATCGCGTGCTAAAACCTGTTACCAACATTCGTAACTATTCTCGGAAACAGTTACTATCCCACGACTTTATTACCCAACCTGCCACCTTTTTGCGGCGGGAAGTGGTGGAAAGCACCGGACTGTTAGCCACCCAGTATCGCTACGTGTTTGACTGGGATTATTGGATTCGGATTTCCAAACGCTACGATTTTGTGCGAGTTCCGATCGTCCTTGCGGGGTATCGGATTACCGGCGATAATCTGACCACAACGGGCAATAAACGCCGACTCCAGGAAATGATTCAGGTGGTTTGGCAGCATGGTGGCCTGTTCCATCTCCTGCGTTTTGGGTGGCGTTTGGTGCGTAAGTATGCGGCTCGTAAAATTGAAATTCCATCCGTGGCACCCACTCACGCTTCCCGATCGCCCCAATCCTAA
- the mrdA gene encoding penicillin-binding protein 2 gives MSIGLRSTQKKIYQSFSNYRLQIKSRLPRTERVGFLFLAVTVLFSIPAFRLAQIQLVQGQYNRALADHNRVRPIPLVSDRGNIFDRNGKPLAANQLARAVYLYPREQSPEGWKASVERLGKILKLPPQQILNQLEKAGFQSAIPVRITRDLTPQAFIALAEGDPIRGLEIQPESNRQYPNGSLAAHILGYIGEATAEDLKRHPDLPMGMIVGQMGLERIADEQLRGRWGSRLIEVDATGKELQMLGIQKPIGGQPLQLTLDIRLQQAAEKTLANRRGAAVVLNVKTGEVLAMASGPTFDPNLFTRKMTDREWNQLQSQDNPFLNRALQGYPPASTFKIVSTAAALQSGKFAPDSTVMTSGAISVGGVLFHEHGGGGYGAIGFRDALAFSSNTFFYQIGLAVGPQEISKWGHRMGIGETQINLDGGSQGLIPTPETKEKLYKEPWYAGDTVTMAIGQGLVQVTPLEMAVMISSIANGGKQVKPHLLMGQTGTPEMQPEETGLTKSTIDTIREGLVAVVKEGTARRLSDGSIPPTAGKTGTAEVPGGADNALYVGYGPLNDPQIAVAVVVENGGFGAESAVPIAHEVYKAYFGPPAKPKPQPKPQS, from the coding sequence ATGAGCATTGGGCTGCGATCGACTCAGAAAAAAATCTACCAGAGCTTCTCCAATTATCGACTGCAAATCAAAAGCCGTTTGCCCCGCACAGAGAGAGTGGGCTTTCTCTTTCTGGCGGTCACAGTTTTGTTTAGTATTCCAGCATTTCGGTTGGCCCAAATCCAACTGGTGCAGGGGCAATATAATCGTGCCTTGGCAGACCATAACCGGGTGCGGCCCATTCCCCTGGTTTCCGATCGCGGCAATATCTTCGATCGCAATGGCAAACCGTTAGCGGCGAACCAACTGGCGCGGGCAGTGTACCTCTATCCTCGGGAGCAGTCCCCGGAGGGGTGGAAAGCATCGGTTGAACGGCTGGGCAAGATTCTCAAGCTACCCCCGCAACAAATCTTAAACCAATTAGAGAAAGCAGGATTTCAATCAGCGATTCCTGTGCGTATTACACGGGACTTAACACCACAGGCATTTATCGCGTTAGCAGAAGGCGATCCCATTCGGGGATTGGAAATTCAACCGGAATCCAATCGGCAATATCCCAACGGATCCCTGGCGGCTCACATCCTGGGATATATCGGAGAAGCCACCGCTGAAGATCTGAAACGGCATCCCGATCTACCCATGGGAATGATTGTGGGACAGATGGGGCTGGAACGAATTGCCGATGAACAGTTGCGGGGTCGCTGGGGCAGTCGCTTAATTGAAGTTGATGCAACAGGTAAAGAATTGCAAATGTTGGGCATCCAGAAACCGATCGGTGGACAGCCCTTACAACTCACTTTAGATATCCGACTGCAACAAGCGGCGGAAAAAACCTTGGCAAATCGTCGGGGGGCGGCGGTGGTGCTCAACGTGAAAACCGGGGAAGTGTTGGCCATGGCCAGCGGCCCGACCTTTGATCCCAACCTGTTCACCCGCAAAATGACCGATCGGGAATGGAATCAACTGCAATCCCAGGACAATCCCTTTTTAAATCGTGCCTTACAGGGCTATCCGCCTGCCAGTACGTTCAAAATTGTGTCTACGGCGGCAGCTTTACAATCGGGTAAGTTTGCCCCAGATTCGACGGTGATGACTTCGGGAGCCATCAGTGTTGGCGGCGTTCTGTTCCATGAGCATGGTGGTGGTGGGTATGGCGCGATCGGGTTCCGGGATGCCCTGGCCTTTAGCAGTAACACCTTCTTCTACCAAATTGGTCTAGCGGTTGGCCCCCAGGAAATTAGCAAATGGGGCCATCGCATGGGCATTGGGGAAACCCAAATTAATTTAGACGGTGGATCTCAGGGACTCATTCCCACGCCAGAAACCAAGGAAAAGCTATACAAGGAACCCTGGTACGCCGGTGATACCGTGACCATGGCGATCGGGCAAGGGCTGGTGCAGGTGACGCCGTTGGAAATGGCGGTGATGATCAGCAGTATTGCCAATGGGGGCAAGCAGGTTAAACCCCACTTACTCATGGGCCAAACGGGAACGCCGGAGATGCAACCGGAGGAAACGGGGCTGACGAAAAGTACGATCGACACAATTCGGGAAGGCTTAGTCGCAGTGGTGAAAGAAGGAACAGCCCGTCGCCTCAGTGACGGCTCGATTCCGCCCACTGCTGGGAAGACGGGGACTGCTGAAGTTCCCGGTGGTGCGGACAATGCGTTGTATGTCGGCTATGGGCCGCTGAATGATCCCCAAATTGCCGTAGCGGTGGTGGTGGAAAATGGCGGCTTTGGTGCGGAATCGGCAGTTCCGATCGCCCATGAAGTCTATAAAGCGTACTTTGGTCCGCCTGCGAAACCCAAACCTCAGCCGAAACCGCAATCCTAG
- a CDS encoding Hpt domain-containing protein — protein sequence MKSSLSSRVSTVDIDWKQLHKLSDGNAEFELELLKIFFVETKTRIQLAESALADRDCHTLQYLAHQIKGASGNVGLRAMWQAATELERQARQQDLSHGSLLLTQLSNSLLVVQEVLEATT from the coding sequence ATGAAATCTTCCCTGTCATCTCGAGTCTCTACTGTGGACATTGATTGGAAACAGTTGCATAAGCTGTCTGATGGTAATGCTGAATTTGAATTAGAACTCCTGAAGATCTTTTTTGTTGAAACCAAAACCCGTATCCAGTTGGCTGAATCTGCGCTAGCCGATCGGGACTGCCATACCTTGCAGTACCTGGCCCACCAAATCAAAGGGGCAAGTGGCAATGTTGGGCTGCGGGCAATGTGGCAGGCGGCGACAGAACTGGAACGGCAGGCGCGGCAGCAGGATCTCTCCCATGGTTCCCTTCTTTTAACTCAATTGAGCAATTCGTTGCTTGTAGTACAGGAAGTTTTAGAAGCAACGACGTAA
- a CDS encoding class I SAM-dependent methyltransferase, whose amino-acid sequence MTAAIDAKPAFSVRLANWVLGIKPLFKFAKQRARKMMIQRAETIGVPWMAESQQLQARDWTADFAAVNNPDLQYPTYYLKPFHAYEEGNLGWLPATEVEVAAYSVHARIWQESGSSGDPHLRQSYHKVLQQELPIAPRDIVDLGCSVGMSTFALQETFPGSKITGVDLSPHFLAVARYRTELRQAGKGNGLQLKGEHPSAEAAPTWVHAASEQTGLPAGSYDLVSACLMFHELPQSASIEIFHEARRLLKPGGYLTIMDMNPRSAVFVKMPPYVMTLLKSTEPYLDEYFSMDIAAEIEAAGFTRPTMIENSPRHRTIIAQVK is encoded by the coding sequence ATGACTGCTGCGATCGATGCAAAGCCTGCTTTTTCCGTGCGGCTGGCCAACTGGGTGCTGGGGATTAAACCGCTGTTTAAATTTGCCAAGCAGCGGGCGAGGAAGATGATGATCCAACGGGCGGAGACGATCGGGGTGCCGTGGATGGCGGAGTCCCAGCAGTTACAAGCGCGGGATTGGACGGCGGATTTCGCAGCAGTGAATAATCCCGATTTGCAATATCCCACCTATTACCTCAAACCGTTCCACGCCTACGAAGAAGGGAACTTGGGTTGGTTGCCTGCGACGGAGGTGGAGGTGGCGGCCTATTCCGTCCATGCGCGGATTTGGCAGGAGTCCGGATCCAGTGGAGACCCCCACCTGCGGCAGAGCTATCACAAGGTCTTGCAGCAGGAATTACCGATCGCCCCCCGCGACATTGTGGATCTGGGCTGTAGTGTGGGCATGAGTACGTTTGCGCTTCAGGAAACGTTCCCCGGATCCAAGATTACAGGGGTTGACCTCTCGCCGCATTTTTTGGCCGTGGCTCGCTATCGCACGGAACTGCGGCAGGCCGGCAAGGGCAACGGACTGCAATTAAAGGGGGAGCACCCCAGTGCTGAAGCGGCACCGACCTGGGTTCATGCCGCTTCGGAACAAACGGGGCTACCTGCTGGATCCTATGATCTGGTGTCGGCTTGTTTGATGTTCCATGAATTACCCCAGTCGGCATCGATCGAAATTTTCCACGAGGCGCGGCGGCTTCTGAAACCCGGTGGCTATCTCACGATTATGGATATGAATCCCCGATCGGCGGTGTTTGTCAAAATGCCACCCTACGTGATGACGCTGCTTAAGAGTACTGAGCCTTATTTGGATGAGTATTTCTCGATGGACATTGCAGCGGAAATCGAAGCAGCTGGGTTTACCCGCCCAACGATGATCGAAAATTCGCCTCGCCACCGGACCATCATCGCTCAAGTGAAGTAG
- a CDS encoding histidine phosphatase family protein, giving the protein MTTRVIIVRHGESTYNVERRVQGHCDKSTLTEKGRSMAVQVGAALKELTFDAIYASPLQRASQTAALIAEQLPNAPTITTTEQLKEINLPWWEELLFDDVISKFPEEYRQWRDAPHQLKMTIDDRDFFPVADLYEQAKRFWNQTLPQHANQTLLVVAHSGINRALINTAIGLKPEDYQRLDQSNCGITVLNFSGGLGDQVQIESLNLTAHLGTPIPKPKSDDVVRLLLVRHGETQWNREGRFQGQIDVPLNENGQRQGDQAGEFLKSVKIDAAVSSSMARPKETAERILQHHAGISLQLRDDLREISHGTWEGKLEAEIRADYPGLLDQWQSHPETVQMPEGENLNDVWTRAIAGWQAIVEQAQPGTTTLVVAHDAINKAILCHVAGLGPESFWNFKQGNGAVSVIDYPQGAKADPILRAGNITVHLGGVLDKTAAGAL; this is encoded by the coding sequence GTGACAACCCGCGTCATCATTGTGCGGCATGGCGAGAGTACCTACAACGTCGAGCGGCGCGTCCAAGGCCACTGCGACAAATCAACCCTCACCGAAAAAGGTCGATCGATGGCCGTTCAAGTAGGGGCTGCGCTGAAGGAACTGACCTTTGATGCCATCTATGCCAGTCCCCTGCAACGGGCCAGCCAAACCGCTGCACTCATTGCCGAACAACTGCCCAACGCTCCCACCATCACCACCACCGAGCAACTCAAAGAAATTAACCTCCCCTGGTGGGAAGAACTGCTGTTTGATGATGTGATCAGCAAATTCCCCGAAGAGTACCGCCAGTGGCGTGATGCTCCCCACCAGTTGAAAATGACGATCGACGATCGCGACTTTTTCCCGGTGGCCGACCTCTACGAGCAGGCCAAACGCTTCTGGAACCAGACCCTCCCGCAACATGCCAACCAAACCCTGCTCGTCGTGGCCCACAGTGGCATTAACCGAGCACTGATCAACACTGCGATCGGGCTGAAGCCGGAAGACTACCAACGGCTGGATCAGTCCAACTGCGGCATTACTGTGCTCAACTTCTCCGGCGGTCTGGGCGATCAAGTCCAAATCGAATCCCTCAACCTCACCGCGCACCTGGGCACCCCCATTCCCAAACCGAAAAGTGATGATGTCGTGCGGTTGCTCCTTGTCCGCCATGGCGAAACCCAATGGAACCGGGAAGGTCGTTTCCAAGGCCAAATCGATGTACCCTTGAACGAAAACGGTCAACGCCAAGGCGATCAAGCCGGAGAATTCCTCAAATCCGTCAAAATTGACGCCGCTGTCAGTAGCTCCATGGCTCGCCCCAAGGAAACCGCCGAACGGATTTTGCAGCACCACGCTGGCATCAGCCTGCAACTGCGGGACGACCTGCGGGAAATCAGCCACGGCACCTGGGAAGGCAAACTGGAAGCGGAAATCCGGGCAGACTATCCAGGCTTATTAGATCAGTGGCAATCCCACCCGGAAACGGTGCAAATGCCGGAAGGCGAAAACTTGAATGACGTGTGGACGCGGGCGATCGCCGGTTGGCAAGCGATCGTCGAACAGGCCCAGCCTGGAACGACCACGCTCGTCGTGGCCCACGATGCCATCAACAAAGCGATTTTGTGCCACGTTGCAGGCTTAGGGCCGGAGTCCTTCTGGAACTTTAAGCAAGGCAACGGAGCCGTCAGCGTCATCGACTATCCCCAAGGGGCCAAGGCCGATCCGATTCTGCGGGCGGGTAATATCACCGTTCACCTCGGTGGTGTCCTGGATAAAACGGCAGCAGGCGCGCTGTAA
- a CDS encoding dihydroorotase, with protein sequence MAIEVLQQVRVIDAVAGTDRTADVLLDDGMIQAIESQITPPEGSQTRSGQGLILGPGLVDLYSRSGEPGHEERETLDSFMAAAIAGGFTQVNVLPNTTPAIDNPATISWIREQVQSRLLSSLSAMPTLPRLQFWGALTLETAGQQMVELGDLAPHVVGFADGKAITNLAMLRRMLEYLQPLQKPLMLWASDPSLAGHGIAREGVNALKFGLPGIAVMAESAPLAAILELLQEIPVPVHFMRISTARGVELLQTAKAQGLPVTASTTWLHLLLDTNDLGTYNPNLRLSPPLGNPSDRHALIQAVKSGVIDAIAVDHQAYTYEEKTVAFGEAPTGAIGLELAFPTLWHHLVEAGQLTAVELWRALSCQPLACLGKANSALGTETSRWILFQPDHTWAVNGQTLKSRSSNTHSLGQTIHGQIVQVG encoded by the coding sequence ATGGCGATTGAAGTTTTGCAACAGGTGCGAGTGATCGATGCAGTGGCAGGCACCGATCGTACCGCTGATGTCCTCCTAGACGACGGCATGATTCAAGCCATTGAGTCACAAATCACGCCACCGGAGGGCTCCCAAACCCGATCGGGACAGGGCCTGATTCTGGGGCCGGGACTGGTGGATCTCTACAGTCGATCGGGGGAACCGGGCCACGAAGAACGGGAAACCTTAGATTCCTTTATGGCAGCGGCGATCGCGGGCGGCTTCACCCAGGTGAACGTCCTGCCCAACACCACCCCAGCGATCGACAATCCCGCCACTATTAGTTGGATTCGGGAACAGGTGCAATCCCGTCTACTCTCCAGCCTGTCTGCCATGCCCACCTTGCCTCGGTTGCAGTTTTGGGGCGCATTGACCCTGGAAACCGCAGGGCAGCAAATGGTGGAGTTGGGTGATCTGGCTCCCCACGTCGTTGGATTTGCCGATGGTAAGGCCATCACGAACCTCGCCATGCTGCGACGGATGTTGGAATATCTCCAGCCGTTGCAAAAACCGTTGATGCTATGGGCCTCCGATCCCAGTTTGGCGGGTCATGGCATCGCGCGGGAAGGGGTAAATGCCCTGAAGTTTGGCTTGCCAGGGATTGCCGTCATGGCGGAAAGTGCGCCCCTCGCGGCCATTTTAGAACTGTTGCAAGAGATTCCCGTACCCGTTCATTTCATGCGAATTTCCACAGCGCGGGGCGTGGAACTGCTGCAAACCGCCAAGGCCCAGGGTTTACCAGTCACCGCCAGTACGACTTGGTTACACCTATTGCTAGATACCAACGACCTAGGCACCTACAATCCCAACCTACGCCTATCGCCGCCCCTGGGCAATCCCAGCGATCGCCATGCGCTGATACAAGCGGTCAAATCCGGGGTCATTGATGCCATTGCCGTGGATCACCAAGCCTACACCTACGAGGAAAAAACTGTGGCCTTTGGGGAAGCTCCGACAGGCGCGATCGGGTTAGAGTTGGCATTCCCGACCCTGTGGCATCATCTGGTGGAAGCTGGACAACTCACTGCGGTGGAACTGTGGCGTGCCCTTAGTTGCCAACCCCTAGCCTGCTTGGGCAAAGCGAATTCGGCTCTGGGAACGGAAACCAGCCGTTGGATTTTGTTCCAGCCGGATCACACTTGGGCCGTCAATGGACAAACGTTGAAGTCTCGATCGAGCAACACCCACTCTCTAGGTCAAACGATTCACGGACAAATTGTTCAAGTGGGTTAA